The following proteins are encoded in a genomic region of Cercospora beticola chromosome 8, complete sequence:
- a CDS encoding uncharacterized protein (SMCOG1008:response regulator~BUSCO:EOG09264DYD~antiSMASH:Cluster_7), giving the protein MDSQSGQGASNSSDFVRKLYKMLERPQDESVVRWGNEGDSFVVLENEKFTKHILPKHFKHSNFASFVRQLNKYDFHKVRHNNEEGGASPYGPGAWEFKHPDFKMNNKDALDNIRRKAPAPRKANTGNDGELLPTQQVDMINTQLVATQQQLQQLQERYNDLNMNHTIMMQELIGVQKTVVNHEHVMQYVMNFLNTVDAQRRRESRIVNPNPFANANGVNGGTPGSTSNSLPPPEDDVPASPLQHASKLLEQVNADHMLNTRNLEQMNEAAIRMNATLTTPPPDHLSRNGGTRSSSRGAQPHSAASSSSHGYDLDTLVYPIGQNPQGIDPMYGDHVNNIPYPLPAKGPDGNYHQPAQQPDIRKKSAQFDPGWTRTPHILLVEDDGTCRRIGGKFLYSFACKVDTALDGLEAVNRLNSGAKFDLVLMDIIMPNLDGVSATHLVRQFDNATPIIAMTSNIRSDDISMYFQHGMNDVLPKPFTKEGLLAMLEKHLSHLKKNNQGLEPMAPPLKATNRSLKSEESPATSPATNSNWNSPNQLTAGSPSGSNLGDDAYNMSTPYAQPVLHAPSTQMYAPAASGMLPHQVAQRRPIDSITGGPDMGIDAKRQQMFNPSMGQIPAPHMMQQRPPR; this is encoded by the exons ATGGACAGTCAATCGGGCCAAGgggccagcaacagcagcgactTT GTTCGCAAGCTTTACAA AATGCTTGAGAGACCACAGGATGAAAGCGTCGTTCGATGGGGCAATGAAGGTGACAGCTTCGTGGTATTGGAG AACGAGAAGTTCACCAAGCATATCCTGCCTAAACACTTCAAGCACAGCAACTTTGCCAGTTTTGTGCGGCAGTTGAACAAATATGACTTCCACAAAGTACGGCATAacaacgaagaaggcggcgcaTCGCCATACGGTCCTGGG GCATGGGAATTCAAGCATCCCGATTTCAAAATGAACAATAAAGATGCGCTGGACAACATCCGGCGAAAAGCTCCAGCACCACGAAAAGCAAATACGGGTAATGATGGTGAACTGCTGCCCACTCAGCAAGTTGATATGATCAACACACAACTAGTGGCGACCCAGCAGCAACTGCAACAATTGCAGGAGAGATACAACGACCTCAACATGAACCATACGATCATGATGCAGGAATTAATTGGAGTGCAGAAAACTGTCGTCAACCACGAGCACGTGATGCAATATGTCATGAACTTTCTGAATACTGTCGATGCGCAAAGACGGAGGGAAAGCCGGATCGTCAATCCAAATCCTTTTGCGAACGCAAACGGTGTCAACGGGGGCACTCCTGGGAGCACGAGCAATTCGCTACCACCTCCAGAAGACGACGTGCCTGCTTCGCCGTTACAGCATGCCTCGAAACTGCTCGAGCAGGTGAATGCCGACCACATGCTGAATACCCGGAACCTGGAACAGATGAACGAGGCGGCGATACGAATGAATGCAACGCTCACCACACCACCTCCGGACCATCTGTCACGAAATGGCGGCACACGTTCATCCAGTCGCGGCGCACAACCACACTCTGCAGCCTCATCGAGCTCCCACGGCTATGATTTGGACACGCTGGTATATCCAATCGGGCAAAATCCTCAAGGGATTGATCCAATGTACGGCGACCACGTCAATAACATTCCATATCCGCTGCCGGCGAAGGGGCCTGATGGTAATTATCACCAACCAGCGCAGCAGCCTGACATTCGCAAGAAGAGCGCCCAATTCGATCCAGGTTGGACGCGCACGCCTCACATTCTCCTGGTTGAAGACGATGGAACGTGCAGACGCATTGGTGGAAAGTTCTTGTACTCTTTCGCCTGCAAAGTTGACACTGCGCTCGATGGACTGGAAGCAGTCAATAGGCTCAACTCCGGCGCGAAGTTTGACCTTGTCTTGATGGATATCATTATGCCTAACCTGGACGGAGTCTCTGCTACGCACTTGGTTCGCCAGTTCGATAACGCGACGCCAATCATCGCCATGACTTCGAATATCAGAAGCGACGATATCTCGATGTACTTCCAGCATG GGATGAACGATGTCCTTCCGAAGCCTTTCACGAAGGAGGGTCTGCTCGCGATGCTGGAGAAACACTTGTCTCATCTAAAGAAGAACAACCAAGGTCTGGAGCCGATGGCACCTCCTTTGAAAGCCACCAACCGCAGTCTGAAGAGCGAAGAGTCGCCAGCCACGTCTCCCGCAACGAATAGCAATTGGAACTCGCCAAACCAGTTGACAGCGGGCTCACCATCTGGAAGCAATCTTGGTGACGATGCATACAACATGTCCACGCCGTATGCGCAGCCCGTACTTCACGCCCCATCGACTCAGATGTATGCGCCTGCAGCGAGTGGAATGCTGCCGCACCAAGTGGCACAAAGAAGACCCATCGATAGCATCACTGGTGGGCCTGACATGGGCATAGATGCGAAACGCCAGCAGATGTTTAATCCTTCCATGGGACAAATACCTGCACCTCACATGATGCAACAACGGCCGCCACGGTGA
- a CDS encoding uncharacterized protein (antiSMASH:Cluster_7), translated as MAVCLYGGPVAAHKRVLHMRPHGVGGLVAEKAQRRPNPGGCVRALRDTSALCHLRLSQLQSPCAGCGVCKRKRAEGSPGELVLRNVERVQNRMVCYAEGQTLRNNGRDSRERRARAAVVATNGDALLGDEEESSRLLVDWWPGTVSISTRKEKRLRCERVRHQYTAQLVKTALWEEVPTTAQGGHKG; from the coding sequence ATGGCGGTCTGTCTCTACGGCGGTCCGGTCGCAGCGCACAAAAGGGTCCTCCACATGCGCCCGCACGGCGTCGGTGGCCTCGTGGCAGAGAAAGCACAGCGTCGTCCGAATCCGGGCGGCTGCGTGCGTGCACTGCGCGACACCTCGGCCCTATGTCATTTGCGTCTGTCGCAACTCCAATCGCCCTGCGCCGGGTGTGGTGTGTGCAAGCGGAAGCGCGCAGAAGGCTCGCCCGGCGAGCTGGTACTCAGGAATGTGGAAAGGGTACAAAATCGGATGGTATGCTATGCAGAGGGCCAGACTCTGCGCAATAACGGAAGAGACTCGAGGGAGAGGCGGGCGCGCGCGGCGGTGGTAGCGACAAACGGAGATGCGCTTCttggagacgaggaagaatcgAGCCGACTGCTCGTAGATTGGTGGCCGGGGACGGTGTCGATCAGCACACGGAAAGAGAAGCGCCTTCGGTGTGAACGGGTACGTCACCAATACACGGCGCAGCTGGTCAAGACAGCTCTGTGGGAAGAAGTACCAACGACTGCACAAGGCGGTCACAAAGGGTAG
- a CDS encoding uncharacterized protein (antiSMASH:Cluster_7), with the protein MVKAGDSIPNVELVEGAPDKKVNIANELSSGKGLIIGVPAAFSPTCTARHIPEYLSHKSLKDAGKVFVVAVNDPFVMKAWAESLDPSAKSGIRFLGDPHSELTKAWDLEFDSAKVFGQNRGKRCAITTENGKVKSVHIEPDNTGVSESAAEKVLAAL; encoded by the exons ATGGTCAAAGCCGGAGACTCCATCCCAAACGTCGAGCTCGTCGAGGGCGCTCCCGACAAGAAGGTCAACATCGCTAATGAGCTCTCTTCCGGAAAGGGTCTCATCATTGGCGTTCCTGCTGCCTTCA GCCCTACGTGCACAGCGAGGCACATTCCCGAGTATCTGAGCCACAAGAGCCTCAAAG ATGCCGGCAAGGTCTTTGTCGTTGCCGTCAATGACCCATTCGT CATGAAAGCATGGGCAGAGTCATTGGACCCAAGTGCAAAGTCTGGC ATCCGCTTTTTGGGAGACCCTCACTCTGAACTTACCAAGGCCTGGGACCTGGAATTCGACTCCGCTAAGGTCTTTGGCCAGAACAGAGGCAAGCGTTGTGCCATCACCACCGAAAATGGAAAGGTGAAGTCGGTTCACATCGAGCCTGACAACACG GGCGTGAGCGAGTCTGCCGCCGAGAAGGTTCTGGCCGCACTCTAA
- a CDS encoding uncharacterized protein (antiSMASH:Cluster_7): MSNYYSSQLQVHNWMLAQMNNGNTAANGYPPPPPPPQQQQQQQQDQHYGNALYPPPGGAQQLLEPAQQEQLQFSSLNQPIYPKVEALPGTGHNSPASQHIQSLAHELQHHSGPDDQSRHYMPHVSHQLQQPTPVTSHPTSAAGLSLPPTQTNTPEQPQKTNRLRKACDSCSIRKVKCDETGPPCRACAALDIPCTFDRPSRRRGPPNRHAEAIKRRRLEEQANASTPGSGISSPASPTNAAHALVGLSSSPLSAESICPVETLDLLIDDFFTYIHPLCPFPHEPSFREAWKRREDLTNKSFLALLASMIGALVASFPRKPRLHLKAQKRENMFPNHMSLVQRCQKVCAAARGPGYLESDNLNVYDAATSYFLALTGVYTFRWRLGRLYFGECLTILRTLGLHKAKAQSYAQLGSLPAAMGSRTNGIDHGSEKSVDNITLEMGRRIFWTMFVSVKSMEQLGASFGELVIPPPTHTEPYPPLPAEVDDFCIYPTHTEQQPAGLIPSIAGFNANVRVYCSYNAVATMEMAWGIDAIVDWDRQKRVLYESLRRCKESMSNLPSELTVRTDVGTPSQQNGGFYPAFAAQPQLGRDPAQSLMSPSSRTMTEQTAEERRRTQHEIQKANIYASSLATRSYLVEKYWNLCEAHQRSRQSPHSLPSSPGAGITAAGIDNMVPQVPTSHYDMIEHEMHDERESIVKDLLTVLGSIDQVNMEPNADSFTMKIRSIASTLLETPDQRKGPLAMQAQEYLSAFLKILMKLERTSPANSEADGSSNPDDEDTELRTWADLREYQLKFAQQGGLLGLS, translated from the exons ATGTCGAATTATTACTCATCGCAGCTCCAGGTGCACAACTGGATGCTGGCGCAAATGAACAACGGCAACACCGCCGCCAATGGCTacccgccgccgcccccgccgccgcagcagcagcaacagcagcagcaggaccaGCACTACGGCAACGCCCTCTACCCACCTCCCGGCGGCGCCCAGCAGCTGCTCGAACCGGcccagcaggagcagctgcAGTTCAGCAGTCTGAACCAGCCCATCTATCCCAAAGTCGAGGCGCTGCCCGGCACAGGCCACAACAGCCCCGCGAGCCAGCACATCCAGAGTCTCGCGCACGAGCTCCAGCACCATTCGGGGCCCGACGACCAGTCACGACACTATATGCCACATGTCTCgcaccagctgcagcagcccaCGCCGGTGACGAGCCACCCGACGAGTGCAGCCGGCCTGTCACTTCCCCCAACGCAGACGAACACTCCAGAGCAGCCACAGAAGACGAACCGATTACGGAAAGCATGCGATTCGTGCTCCATTCGCAAAGTTAAG TGCGACGAGACGGGTCCCCCCTGCCGAGCTTGTGCTGCACTCGACATCCCATGCACATTCGACCGACCGAGCCGGCGACGAGGTCCTCCCAATCGCCATGCTGAGGCCATCAAGAGGAGGCGGCTCGAAGAGCAAGCCAATGCAAGCACGCCGGGCTCAGGAATTTCATCGCCAGCTTCGCCCACGAACGCCGCGCACGCTCTGGTCGGGctctcatcatcgccgctgTCAGCAGAGTCGATTTGTCCCGTGGAGACGCTGGATCTGCTCATCGACGACTTCTTCACCTACATCCACCCGCTGTGTCCATTCCCTCACGAGCCCAGTTTCCGCGAGGCATGGAAGCGCAGAGAAGATCTTACGAACAAGTCCTTCTTGGCACTGCTTGCGTCCATGATTGGCGCATTGGTCGCGTCGTTTCCGCGAAAACCACGATTGCACCTGAAAGCTCAGAAGCGCGAGAATATGTTTCCCAACCACATGAGTCTGGTGCAACGATGCCAAAAAGTGTGCGCTGCGGCGCGTGGACCTGGATATCTGGAGAGCGACAATTTGAATGTGTACGATGCTGCCACCAGCTACTTCCTGGCGTTGACGGGAGTCTACACGTTCAGATGGCGTCTGGGTCGGCTATACTTCGGCGAATGCTTGACCATCCTCCGGACCCTTGGCTTGCACAAGGCAAAGGCCCAAAGCTACGCACAGCTGGGCTCGCTCCCAGCGGCCATGGGCAGTCGCACAAATGGCATCGATCACGGCAGCGAAAAGAGCGTCGACAACATCACACTGGAGATGGGTCGCCGCATTTTCTGGACTATGTTCGTCAGTGTCAAGTCAATGGAGCAGCTGGGCGCCAGCTTCGGCGAACTGGTCATCCCTCCTCCAACCCACACTGAACCATATCCTCCATTGCCAGCCGAGGTAGACGACTTCTGCATCTACCCAACACACACGGAGCAACAGCCAGCGGGCTTGATTCCGTCGATCGCTGGCTTCAATGCCAACGTCCGCGTGTACTGTTCCTACAACGCCGTAGCCACCATGGAAATGGCATGGGGCATTGACGCCATCGTCGACTGGGATCGACAGAAACGTGTCTTATACGAATCTCTGCGTCGCTGCAAAGAATCGATGAGCAACCTTCCCTCGGAGCTTACTGTCCGGACGGATGTCGGCACGCCGAGCCAGCAGAACGGAGGCTTCTACCCAGCCTTCGCCGCACAGCCTCAGCTTGGTCGGGATCCAGCCCAGTCACTGATGAGCCCCTCATCCCGAACGATGACCGAGCAGACCGCGGAAGAGCGACGCCGCACTCAACATGAGATCCAGAAGGCCAACATCTACGCGTCCAGCTTAGCGACCAGGTCCTACTTGGTGGAGAAATACTGGAACCTCTGCGAAGCACATCAGCGATCCCGACAATCGCCCCACTCCCTGCCGAGCTCACCTGGTGCGGGCATCACCGCTGCCGGCATCGACAACATGGTGCCCCAAGTGCCAACCAGTCACTACGACATGATTGAACACGAGATGCACGATGAGCGTGAGAGCATCGTGAAGGACCTCCTCACCGTCCTTGGCAGTATTGATCAGGTCAACATGGAGCCAAACGCCGACTCATTT ACAATGAAGATCCGCTCAATTGCCAGCACTCTTCTCGAAACGCCTGACCAGCGTAAAGGTCCTTTGGCCATGCAAGCTCAAGAATACTTGAGTGCATTCCTAAAGATTCTCATGAAGCTGGAGCGTACCAGCCCCGCCAACAGCGAAgctgatggcagcagcaacccaGATGACGAGGACACCGAACTCCGAACCTGGGCGGACCTGCGGGAGTACCAGCTTAAATTCGCCCAACAGGGTGGACTACTTGGTTTGTCATGA